A part of Gossypium hirsutum isolate 1008001.06 chromosome A07, Gossypium_hirsutum_v2.1, whole genome shotgun sequence genomic DNA contains:
- the LOC107955835 gene encoding pentatricopeptide repeat-containing protein At5g57250, mitochondrial-like has product FLFAVIRNNPEKGLLLLKDCLSDSGTLPSSFTFCSLIHGFVSQGNMDRAIEVLELMTGDNVRYPFDNFVCSSVIVGFCKIGKPEVAVRFFENCMNSGALKPNVVTYTALLSSFNLLGKFDEGCELVYSMKKEGLALDAILYSCWILGYFRNGCLMEALRKYREMVERGINPDTVSYTVLIDGFSKEGSVGKVVGFLKKMLKDGVMPNVITYTAIMLGFCKEGKFEKAFRLFKEVQDMGIEVDEFMYATLIDGACRKGDFDCVFHLLDGMEKKGIKPSVVTYNIVINGLCKVGRTSEADNVFKEVAGDIITYSTLLYGYTEEGNIKGIIKTKEKLEKSGLCMDVVACNILIKAFFMVGAFEDARALYQAMPEMDLNADSITYCTMIDGYCKVGRIEEALEVFDEYRVSLVSSVACYNCIISGLCKQGMVDMAIQVIIELGEKGFILDMGISMMLIRAAFSQMGAVGIDILHKDCNSISHTY; this is encoded by the coding sequence TTTCTTTTTGCTGTCATCCGAAACAACCCAGAGAAGGGTCTTTTGTTGTTAAAGGATTGCTTGAGTGATTCTGGTACATTGCCTTCTTCTTTTACTTTTTGCTCGTTGATTCATGGTTTTGTATCTCAAGGGAATATGGATAGAGCAATTGAGGTGTTGGAGTTGATGACAGGTGATAATGTTAGATACCCTTTTGATAATTTTGTTTGTAGTTCAGTGATTGTTGGTTTTTGTAAGATTGGGAAACCTGAAGTTGCAGTTCGGTTTTTCGAAAATTGTATGAATTCAGGAGCTTTAAAGCCTAATGTTGTTACTTATACAGCTCTTTTAAGCAGTTTTAATCTGTTGGGTAAATTTGATGAGGGTTGTGAGTTGGTTTATAGTATGAAAAAGGAAGGGCTGGCTTTGGATGCTATTCTTTATAGCTGTTGGATTTTAGGGTATTTTAGAAATGGGTGTTTAATGGAGGCTTTGAGAAAATATAGAGAGATGGTTGAAAGAGGAATAAACCCTGATACTGTGAGCTACACTGTCCTTATTGATGGGTTTTCGAAGGAAGGTAGTGTTGGGAAGGTTGTTGGATTTCTGAAGAAGATGTTGAAAGACGGGGTGATGCCGAATGTGATTACGTATACGGCAATCATGTTAGGTTTCTGTAAGGAAGGGAAATTCGAGAAGGCATTTAGGTTGTTCAAGGAAGTTCAAGATATGGGGATTGAAGTGGATGAGTTTATGTATGCAACGTTGATTGATGGAGCTTGTCGGAAAGGAGATTTTGATTGCGTCTTCCATTTGTTAGATGGAATGGAGAAGAAAGGGATTAAGCCAAGTGTTGTTACTTATAACATAGTCATCAATGGTTTGTGTAAGGTTGGGAGGACATCTGAAGCAGATAATGTATTCAAAGAAGTAGCCGGTGATATTATAACATACAGTACTCTGTTGTATGGTTATACCGAAGAAGGGAATATAAAAGGAATTATTAAGACGAAAGAAAAATTGGAAAAATCTGGTCTTTGTATGGATGTTGTTGCATGTAACATACTTATCAAAGCATTCTTTATGGTTGGTGCATTTGAAGATGCTCGTGCACTCTACCAAGCAATGCCGGAAATGGATTTAAATGCAGATTCGATTACTTATTGCACAATGATTGATGGCTACTGTAAAGTGGGCAGAATAGAGGAGGcacttgaagtatttgatgagtaTAGGGTGTCATTAGTTTCTTCTGTTGCATGCTATAATTGTATAATAAGTGGGCTATGCAAACAGGGAATGGTCGATATGGCCATTCAAGTGATTATTGAACTTGGTGAGAAAGGTTTCATTTTGGACATGGGTATCTCTATGATGTTGATCCGGGCAGCTTTTTCTCAAATGGGTGCAGTGGGTATAGATATATTACACAAGGATTGCAACTCAATCTCACATACTTATTAA
- the LOC107952992 gene encoding LOW QUALITY PROTEIN: endoribonuclease Dicer homolog 1 (The sequence of the model RefSeq protein was modified relative to this genomic sequence to represent the inferred CDS: inserted 1 base in 1 codon): MEEEGRVSGGNGSSYWLDACEDISCDLISDFVDFDAPIVQDSVDNTSNQDFFGGIDHILDSFKNGGGLPPVGSNGDSSAVNGNGIYDPVAGDGWSPNELSGVSKDLPDNSVPPSNGVEKKIGSKGQEKSCDDSNSSLFDYSNKDNGVHRDDKRSSESRDRGLDSEERCRKRARANGCKSDRQYSSRGQYYPRDRERCSSRKRVRDWDEIDRRDREHVRRREHYYGGNRRDGREREPRGYWERDRSGSNEMVFRLGTWEADRQREGKVAYDKTPECNGKMEKKVEQPKEKLLEEQARQYQLDVLEQAKRKNTIAFLETGAGKTLIAVLLMKSISDDLQKHTRKMLSVFLVPKVPLVYQQAEVIRERTGFQVGHYCGEMGQDFWDARRWQREFESKQVLVMTAQILLNILRHSIIKMESINLLILDECHHAVKKHPYSLVMSEFYHTTPKEKRPSVFGMTASPVNLKGVSSQVDCAIKIRNLESKLDSVVCTIKDRKELEKHVPMPSEVVVEYDKAASLWSLHEQIKQMEATVEEAAQSSSRRSKWQFMGARDAGAKEELHQVYGVSERTESDGAANLIQKLRAVNYALGELGQWCAYKVAQSFLTALQNDERANYQLDVKFQESYLNKVVSLLQCQLSEGAVTEKDMNNAEAENCNAQDGTNTDEIEEGELPDSHVVSGGEHVDVIIGAAVADGKVTPKVQSLIKILLKYQHTEDFRAIIFVERVVAALVLPKVFAELPSLSFIRCASLIGHNNSQEMRTGQMQDTIAKFRDGRVTLLVATSVAEEGLDIRQCNVVIRFDLAKTVLAYIQSRGRARKPGSDYILMVERGNLSHATFLRNARNSEETLRKEAIERTDLSHLKDTSRLISVDMVPGTVYQVESTGAIVSLNSAVGLVHFYCSQLPSDRYSILRPEFIMKKHEKPGGPTEYSCKLQLPCNAPFEELEGPMCSSMRLAQQAVCLAACKKLHEMGAFTDMLLPDKGSGEEAEKVDQNDEGDPLPGTARHREFYPEGVADILQGEWILSGRDCVGDSKIHRLYMYTIKCVNNGSSKDPFLTKVSDFAVLFGKELDAEVLSMSVDLFIVRAMITKASLVFRGSIDITESQMASLKNFHVRLMSIVLDVDVDPATTPWDPAKAYLFVPVVGDKFVDPIKEVDWDLVDNIITTNAWSNPXQRARPDVFLGTNERTLGGDRREYGFGKLRHGLAFGHKPHPTYGIRGAVAPFDVVKATGVVPSRDTIEVQGDWTKGNLIMADGVARAEDLVGRIITAAHSGKRFYVDTICYDMSAETSFPRKEGYLGPVEYSSYADYYKLKYGVELSYKQQALIRGRGVSYCKNLLSPRFEHSEGESEEALDKTYYVFLPPELCFVHPLPGSLVRGAQRLPSIMRRVESMLLAIQLKHIIQFPVPASKILEALTAASCQETFCYERAELLGDAYLKWVVSRFLFLKYPQKHEGQLTRMRQQMVSNMVLYQYALNKGLQSYIQADRFAPSRWAAPGVLPVFDEDTKDGDMSLFDQEHATADVLPVKVLGDGFEDEDMEDGEIESDSSSYRVLSSKTLADVVEALIGVYYVEGGKHAANHLMKWIGIQVESDPDDMDSIVKPSNVPESILRSVNFEALEGALNIEFKNRALLVEAITHASRPSSGVSCYQRLEFVGDAVLDHLITRHLFFTYTNLPPGRLTDLRAAAVNNENFARVAVKHQLHVHLRHGSSALEKQIRDFVKEVQDELLKPGFNSFGLGDCKAPKVLGDIVESIAGAIFLDSGRDTAVVWRVFQPLLHPMVTPETLPMHPVRELQERCQQQAEGLEYKASRSGNLATVEVFIDGVQVGVAQNPQKKMAQKLAARNALAVLKEKETAEAKENCEENGKKKKNGNQTFTRQTLNDICLRRNWPMPFYRCVNEGGPAHAKRFTFAVKVNTTDRGWTDECIGEPMPSVKKAKDSAAVLLLELLNKWYS, encoded by the exons ATGGAGGAAGAAGGTAGGGTTTCTGGTGGCAATGGGTCATCTTACTGGCTGGATGCTTGTGAGGACATATCATGCGACTTGATTAGCGATTTTGTTGATTTCGATGCTCCTATAGTTCAAGACTCCGTTGACAATACTTCCAATCAAGATTTCTTTGGAGGAATTGATCACATTCTCGATAGCTTCAAGAACGGCGGGGGACTTCCTCCGGTGGGAAGTAACGGTGATAGCTCTGCCGTCAATGGAAATGGAATTTACGACCCCGTTGCTGGAGATGGATGGTCTCCCAATGAGCTCTCTGGGGTCTCCAAGGATTTACCTGACAACTCAGTTCCGCCATCTAATGGAGTTGAAAAGAAGATTGGAAGCAAAGGGCAGGAAAAAAGCTGCGATGATAGTAATTCCAGTTTATTTGATTATTCTAATAAGGATAATGGAGTTCATCGAGACGATAAAAGGTCATCCGAGTCGAGAGATAGGGGTTTAGATAGTGAAGAGAGGTGTAGAAAGAGGGCTCGTGCGAATGGCTGCAAGAGTGATAGGCAGTATTCTAGTAGAGGTCAATATTATCCCCGGGATAGGGAGAGATGTTCTTCTAGGAAAAGGGTTCGAGATTGGGATGAAATTGATCGGAGAGATAGAGAGCATGTTAGGAGAAGAGAACATTATTATGGTGGCAATAGGAGGGATGGGAGAGAGAGAGAACCAAGGGGTTATTGGGAGAGGGATCGGTCAGGGTCCAATGAGATGGTTTTTAGGTTGGGTACTTGGGAAGCAGATCGGCAAAGAGAAGGGAAGGTGGCTTATGACAAAACTCCCGAGTGCAATGGAAAGATGGAGAAGAAAGTTGAGCAGCCGAAGGAAAAACTCTTGGAGGAGCAAGCTCGTCAATATCAATTGGATGTTCTTGAGCAGGCAAAGAGGAAAAACACAATTGCATTTCTTGAAACCGGGGCAGGGAAGACCCTCATTGCTGTTCTCCTCATGAAAAGTATTTCTGATGATTTACAAAAGCACACCAGAAAAATGCTCTCTGTCTTTTTGGTTCCTAAAGTTCCACTAGTTTATCAG CAAGCTGAAGTTATTCGCGAGAGAACTGGTTTCCAAGTAGGTCATTATTGTGGGGAGATGGGTCAAGATTTTTGGGATGCTCGTAGGTGGCAGCGCGAGTTTGAATCAAAGCAG GTTTTGGTTATGACAGCTCAAATTCTGCTGAATATTTTGAGACACAGCATAATTAAAATGGAATCAATCAATCTCCTTATCCTGGACGAGTGTCATCATGCTGTGAAGAAACATCCGTATTCACTGGTTATGTCTGAATTCTATCATACAACACCAAAGGAGAAGAGACCTTCTGTTTTTGGAATGACCGCTTCTCCTGTTAACTTGAAGg GTGTTTCAAGTCAAGTTGATTGTGCTATAAAAATTCGTAATCTAGAAAGCAAACTGGATTCTGTAGTCTGTACCATCAAAGACCGCAAGGAACTCGAGAAACATGTGCCAATGCCTTCAGAAGTTGTGGTAGAGTATGACAAAGCAGCCAGTTTATGGTCCCTCCATgaacaaataaaacaaatggaAGCAACAGTTGAAGAAGCTGCACAGTCAAGCTCTAGAAGAAGTAAATGGCAGTTCATGGGAGCTAGAGATGCAGGAGCCAAGGAAGAGCTTCACCAAGTTTATGGTGTATCTGAAAGAACAGAAAGTGATGGAGCTGCTAATTTGATACAAAAGTTGAGGGCTGTTAATTATGCACTGGGTGAACTGGGCCAATGGTGTGCTTATAAG GTTGCACAATCTTTTCTGACGGCTTTGCAAAATGATGAGAGGGCAAACTACCAGCTTGATGTCAAGTTTCAAGAATCTTACCTAAACAAAGTTGTTTCTCTCTTACAATGCCAATTATCAGAGGGAGCTGTTACTGAAAAAGACATGAATAATGCAGAAGCAGAGAACTGTAATGCTCAAGATGGGACCAATACTGATGAGATTGAGGAAGGAGAGCTCCCTGACAGTCATG TTGTCTCTGGTGGAGAGCATGTGGATGTGATAATTGGAGCGGCTGTAGCAGATGGAAAAGTGACCCCGAAAGTACAGTCATTGATTAAAATACTTCTGAAGTATCAGCACACAGAGGATTTTCGAGCAATCATCTTTGTTGAGCGAGTTGTGGCTGCTTTAGTTCTTCCTAAG GTTTTTGCAGAGCTTCCGTCTCTGAgtttcatcaggtgtgcaagttTAATTGGGCACAACAATAGTCAAGAAATGCGGACTGGACAAATGCAGGATACAATTGCTAAATTCCGTGATGGTCGT GTGACATTGTTAGTTGCAACTAGTGTTGCTGAGGAAGGATTGGATATTCGGCAATGCAATGTTGTCATTCGATTTGATCTTGCAAAAACTGTTTTGGCATACATTCAGTCTAGAGGTCGTGCAAGGAAGCCTGGGTCAGATTACATCTTGATGGTTGAGAG AGGAAATTTATCGCATGCTACATTCCTAAGGAATGCTAGGAATAGTGAGGAGACCTTGCGGAAAGAAGCAATTGAGAGAACTGACCTTAGTCATTTGAAGGATACTTCGAGGTTGATTTCGGTGGATATGGTACCAGGTACGGTGTACCAGGTTGAATCAACTGGTGCCATTGTTAGCTTGAATTCTGCTGTTGGACTCGTCCATTTTTACTGCTCTCAGCTTCCTAGTGACAG ATATTCAATACTTCGTCCCGAGTTTATTATGAAGAAGCATGAGAAGCCAGGGGGTCCAACTGAATATTCTTGCAAGCTTCAGCTCCCCTGTAATGCACCATTTGAAGAGCTCGAGGGTCCCATGTGCAGTTCTATGCGTCTTGCCCAGCAG GCTGTATGTTTGGCTGCTTGCAAGAAGCTCCATGAGATGGGAGCATTTACTGATATGCTCTTGCCCGATAAAGGAAGCGGGGAAGAAGCAGAGAAGGTTGACCAGAATGATGAAGGAGACCCACTTCCTGGAACTGCTAGGCATAGAGAATTCTATCCAGAAGGTGTAGCAGATATACTCCAG GGAGAATGGATTTTATCTGGAAGAGATTGTGTTGGTGACTCCAAAATACATCGTCTGTACATGTATACTATCAAATGTGTAAATAATGGCTCTTCAAAAGATCCATTCTTAACTAAAGTCTCAGATTTTGCAGTACTTTTTGGCAAAGAGCTGGATGCAGAG GTGTTATCGATGTCGGTGGATCTATTTATCGTTCGAGCCATGATAACAAAGGCATCTCTTGTCTTCAGGGGATCAATAGATATAACTGAAAGTCAG ATGGCATCCCTTAAAAATTTTCACGTAAGATTGATGAGCATTGTATTGGATGTGGATGTTGATCCTGCCACTACTCCTTGGGATCCTGCCAAGGCATATTTGTTTGTCCCTGTGGTTGGCGATAAGTTTGTAGATCCTATAAAAGAAGTTGATTGGGATTTGGTAGATAATATAATCACTACAAATGCGTGGAGCAATC TTCAGAGAGCTAGGCCAGATGTTTTCCTTGGGACAAATGAGAGGACACTTGGTGGTGACAGAAGGGAGTATGGATTTGGGAAATTGCGTCATGGCCTGGCTTTTGGGCACAAACCTCATCCTACTTATGGTATCAGAGGAGCCGTAGCCCCATTTGATGTTGTTAAAGCTACCGGGGTGGTTCCTAGTCGTGATACGATTGAGGTACAAGGGGATTGGACCAAAGGCAATTTGATAATGGCTGATGGTGTTGCACGTGCAGAAGATCTTGTTGGAAGAATAATAACAGCCGCTCATTCGGGGAAGAGGTTTTATGTAGATACAATATGCTATGACATGTCAGCAGAGACCTCCTTTCCAAGGAAAGAGGGCTATCTTGGTCCTGTCGAGTACAGCTCATATGCCGATTACTATAAGCTGAA GTATGGTGTTGAGTTGAGCTACAAGCAACAAGCTTTGATAAGAGGTCGTGGTGTTTCATACTGCAAGAATCTCTTATCTCCTCGATTTGAGCACTCAGAAG GTGAATCGGAGGAGGCACTTGACAAAACATACTACGTGTTTCTTCCGCCTGAGCTATGTTTTGTTCATCCACTTCCTGGATCACTTGTTAGAGGTGCCCAGAGGTTGCCCTCTATTATGAGGAGGGTTGAGAGCATGCTTCTTGCAATTCAACTTAAGCACATAATACAATTTCCGGTCCCTGCTTCAAAG ATTTTGGAAGCTTTGACTGCTGCTTCGTGTCAGGAGACATTTTGCTATGAAAGGGCTGAGCTTCTTGGGGATGCTTACTTGAAATGGGTAGTCAGTCGTTTTCTGTTTCTTAAATATCCACAGAAACATGAAGGTCAACTGACCAGGATGAGACAACAAATGGTGAGTAACATGGTATTGTATCAATATGCATTAAATAAGGGACTTCAATCATACATCCAAGCAGATCGCTTTGCACCATCTAGATGGGCTGCTCCTGGGGTGTTGCCAGTCTTTGATGAGGATACAAAAGATGGTGACATGTCCTTATTTGATCAAGAACATGCAACTGCTGATGTTTTACCAGTAAAAGTACTTGGTGATGGGTTTGAAGATGAGGATATGGAAGATGGTGAGATTGAGAGTGACTCAAGTTCTTATAGAGTCCTCTCTAGCAAGACCTTAGCGGATGTGGTTGAAGCACTGATTGGAGTTTATTATGTTGAAGGTGGCAAGCATGCAGCTAACCACCTCATGAAATGGATTGGGATCCAGGTGGAGTCTGATCCTGATGATATGGACTCTATAGTGAAGCCATCGAATGTTCCAGAAAGCATACTCAGGAGTGTAAATTTTGAGGCCTTAGAAGGTGCATTGAACATCGAGTTTAAAAATAGGGCCTTGTTGGTAGAAGCTATTACTCATGCTTCACGCCCATCATCGGGAGTATCCTGCTACCAGCGTTTGGAGTTTGTTGGTGATGCAGTCTTGGATCATCTTATCACAAGACATTTGTTTTTTACATACACCAATTTGCCTCCAGGTCGCTTGACTGATTTGCGTGCTGCTGCCGTAAACAATGAAAACTTTGCACGTGTTGCTGTAAAGCATCAGTTGCACGTGCATCTTCGGCATGGATCAAGTGCCCTTGAGAAACAG ATTCGGGACTTCGTGAAGGAAGTTCAGGATGAGTTATTAAAGCCAGGTTTCAACTCTTTTGGATTGGGAGATTGCAAAGCACCGAAAGTTCTTGGAGATATTGTTGAATCCATTGCTGGTGCCATTTTTCTTGACAGTGGACGTGACACTGCAGTTGTCTGGAGG GTTTTTCAACCTCTGTTGCATCCCATGGTGACTCCAGAGACATTGCCGATGCATCCTGTCCGGGAACTACAAGAACGATGCCAGCAACAAGCTGAAGGCTTGGAATACAAAGCCAGTCGTAGTGGCAATTTGGCCACTGTGGAGGTTTTCATTGATGGGGTCCAGGTTGGAGTTGCTCAGAATCCCCAAAAGAAGATGGCACAGAAACTAGCTGCAAGGAATGCACTTGCTGTTCTGAAGGAGAAAGAAACAGCTGAAGCTAAGGAGAACTGTGAGGAGaatgggaaaaagaagaagaatggcAACCAGACATTTACCAGGCAAACATTGAATGATATCTGCCTGCGTCGAAACTGGCCTATGCCCTTCTATCG GTGTGTGAATGAAGGGGGCCCTGCCCATGCAAAGAGATTTACTTTTGCTGTCAAGGTTAACACCACTGACAGGGGGTGGACCGATGAATGCATAGGTGAGCCAATGCCTAGTGTTAAGAAGGCCAAGGACTCGGCCGCTGTGCTTCTCTTGGAACTTTTAAACAAATGGTATTCATGA
- the LOC107952993 gene encoding soluble inorganic pyrophosphatase 1, giving the protein MSEEDKNEAKVVETPRKPPRLNERILSSMSRRSVAAHPWHDLEIGPGAPAIFNCVVEIPKGSKVKYELDKKTGLIKVDRVLYSSVVYPHNYGFIPRTLCEDNDPLDCLVIMQEPVLPGCFLRARALGLMPMIDQGEKDDKIIAVCVDDPEYKHYTDIKDLPPHRLTEIRRFFEDYKKNEKKEVAVDKFLPATAAVEAVQYSMDLYAEYIMQTLRR; this is encoded by the exons ATGAGTGAAGAAGATAAAAATGAAGCTAAGGTAGTGGAAACTCCACGCAAACCACCCCGTCTGAACGAGAGGATTCTTTCGTCTATGTCACGGAGATCAGTTGCTGCACATCCTTGGCATGATCTTGAGATTG GACCTGGAGCTCCAGCAATTTTCAACTGT GTTGTTGAGATACCAAAAGGTAGTAAAGTAAAGTATGAACTTGACAAGAAGACAGgattgattaag GTTGATCGAGTTTTATATTCATCAGTGGTCTACCCTCATAACTATGGTTTCATCCCTCGCACACTTTGTGAAGACAATGATCCCTTGGATTGTTTGGTTATCATGCAG GAGCCTGTTCTTCCTGGATGTTTTCTGCGAGCCAGAGCCCTTGGACTAATGCCAATGATTGACCAG GGGGAGAAAGATGACAAGATCATTGCAGTTTGTGTTGATGATCCTGAGTACAAGCATTACACCGACATCAAAGATCTTCCCCCTCACCGCCTGACAGAGATCCGTCGTTTCTTTGAAGACT acaagaaaaatgagaagaaggAGGTTGCAGTTGACAAATTTTTACCAGCAACCGCTGCCGTTGAAGCTGTCCAGTATTCAAT GGATCTTTATGCCGAGTACATTATGCAAACCCTGAGGCGATAG